A segment of the Pan paniscus chromosome 9, NHGRI_mPanPan1-v2.0_pri, whole genome shotgun sequence genome:
tttaaaGATAGGATATAAGACTGGGTGTAATTAAAGCAATCATGCCAGTGGTCGTAGTGCCGGAGCCACTGTTTCACAGGCCACTGTGTTAGGTTTTGTTTTCGAGTTGCTTTCTGTGGTCGTTGCTTTGAAATTGTAAGGGAATGGCAGAGTTTAAGAGTTTATATTAATGAACTCGTGGTGCATTTTACTGCAGTTTTCCTAGTCGTGGAGAGACTTGATATTACAAACTAACGTTGCTGTCTTAATTCCTGCTGTACTGCTGCTGACAGGGTGTAGTGGAGTGTATGTCTCTGTCTTTTTAACCAATGTGCCTTTGCCTCCAGCAGAGTGCCAGAGTTATCTTTAGGCCAGAAAaggggaggagagcaaggacaaAATGTTTCCTGTGTGAAAATTTCCATCTGTCTCTAAAGTTATGCGTTTTAAAGACACGTATAGTTAGTGCTATGGGGAGTATGTtgcatttacttattttaattaatagctttttcatttagaaagttgtgacaaattgctggaattaAGATGTATTATCTAAAGTGTGAATTAGTCTTAGACTTTACTGAATAAATTGAGGAGTATGTAAGTTCTATTTGGCATGCAAATACAGTTTTctaaaatactttttgttttttcttttcagatttacAACCCTGAAGAATCTCCCTATCCCTATTTTGTCCCCCTGCAGTAATAAATCCCATTATGGAGATCTCGAAACTTTATAAAGGGATATAGTTTGAATTCTATGGAGTGTAATTTTGtgtatgaattatatttttaaaacattgaagaGTTTTCAGAAAGAAGGCTAGTAGAGTTGATTACTGATACTTTATGCTAAGCAGTACTTTTTTGGTAGTACAATATTTTGTTAGGCGTTTCTGATAACACTAGAAAGGACAAGTTTTATCTTGTGATAAATTGATTAATGTTTACAACATGACTGATAATTATAGCTGAATAGTCCTTAAATGATGAACaggttatttagtttttaaatgcaGTGTAAAAAGTGTGCTGTGGAAATTTTATGGCTAACTAAGTTTATGGAGAAAATACCTTCAGTTGATCAAGAATAATAGTGGTATACAAAGTTAGGAAGAAAGTCAACATGATGCTGCAGGAAATGGAAACAAATACAAATGATATTTAACAAAGATAGAGTTTACAGTTTGTGAACTTTAAGCCAAATTCATTTGACATCAAGCACTATAGCAGGCACAGGTTCAACAAAGCTTGTGGGTATTGACTTCCCCAAAAGTTGTCAGCTGAAGTAATTTAGCCCACTTAAGTAAATACTATGATGATCAGCTGTGTGAACTTAGCCTTTAAATAGTGTGACATATGAAGGTTTTAATTACTTTTGTTTATTGgaataaaatgagattttttggGTTGTCATGTTAAAGTGCTTATAGGGAAAGAAGCCTGCATATAATTTTTTACCTTGTGGCATAATCAGTAATTGGTCTGTTATTCAGGCTTCATAGCTTGTaaccaaatataaataaaaggcataattTCGGTATTCTATAGTTGCTTAGAATTTTGTTAATATAAATCTCTGTGAAAAATCAAGGAGTTTTAACATTTTCAGAAGTGCATCCACCTTTCAGGGCTTTAAGTTAGTATTACTCAAGATTATGAACAAATAGCACTTAGGTTACCTAAAAGAGTTACTACAACCCCAGAGAGTTGTGTTCTAAGTAGTATCTTGGTAATTCAGAGAGATACTCATCCTACCTGAATATAAACTGAGATAAATCCAGTAAAGAAAGTGTAGTAAATTCTACATAAGAGTCTATCATTGATTTCTTTTTGTGGTAAAAATCTTAGTTCATGTGAAGAAATTTCATGTGAATGTTTTAGCTATCAAACAGTACTGTCACCTACTCATGCACAAAACTGCCTCCCAAAGACTTTTCCCAGGTCCCTCGTATCAAAACATTAAGAGTATAATGGAAGATAGCACGATCTTGTCAGATTGGACAAacagcaacaaacaaaaaatgaagtaTGACTTTTCCTGTGAACTCTACAGAATGTCTACATATTCAACTTTCCCCGCCGGGGTTCCTGTCTCAGAAAGGAGTCTTGCTCGTGCTGGTTTTTATTATACTGGTGTGAATGACAAGGTCAAATGCTTCTGTTGTGGCCTGATGCTGGATAACTGGAAACTAGGAGACAGTCCTATTCAAAAGCATAAACAGCTGTATCCTAGCTGTAGCTTTATTCAGAATCTGGTTTCAGCTAGTCTGGGATCCACCTCTAAGAATACGTCTCCAATGAGAAACAGTTTTGCACATTCATTATCTCCCACCTTGGAACATAGTAGCTTGTTCAGTGGTTCTTACTCCAGCCTTTCTCCAAACCCTCTTAATTCTAGAGCAGTTGAAGACATCTCTTCATCGAGGACTAACCCCTACAGTTATGCAATGAGTACTGAAGAAGCCAGATTTCTTACCTACCATATGTGGCCATTAACTTTTTTGTCACCATCAGAATTGGCAAGAGCTGGTTTTTATTATATAGGACCTGGAGATAGGGTAGCCTGCTTTGCCTGTGGTGGGAAGCTCAGTAACTGGGAACCAAAGGATGATGCTATGTCAGAACACCGGAGGCATTTTCCCAACTGTccatttttggaaaattctcTAGAAACTCTGAGGTTTAGCATTTCAAATCTGAGCATGCAGACACATGCAGCTCGAATGAGAACATTTATATACTGGCCATCTAGTGTTCCAGTTCAGCCTGAGCAGCTTGCAAGTGCTGGTTTTTATTATGTGGGTAAGAAGCAAATAActatacattttatcattttattttaatttacatattagAACATACGTGTTTTCaatatttagtcttttttttcctgaaggtcGCAATGATGATGTCAAATGCTTTTGTTGTGATGGTGGCTTGAGGTGTTGGGAATCTGGAGATGATCCATGGGTAGAACATGCCAAGTGGTTTCCAAGGTAATTGTTTTGAAAAAGGTATTTGTACAAAAAACTCTGTGCTTAAAAGAAGTAGGCATGCCTACATGATTTTGTTTACCTTTAAATTATAACAAAGCCTCTTTTATGCCATTGGGGAATTATCCTTCTAAAAGATCacattttaactttaattattttgttgaaaaatattcTGCAGTCTTCTGTGTACTTTTGTAAGTCAGTTACAAGTATGaccatacattttatttatttcccatcTTCTTTTAAAGAGTACTTAAGGATTACAAAGGcatataaaatagattaaaaagacGTTAGAAAAAGGTAAGAACAGGAAAACAAGAAGGGACATAGAATGGATGCAGGAATAAGTCAAATGTAAAAGTCCATGTATTAAGAGCATAtcttagatgggcgtggtggctcacacctgtaatcccagcactttgggaggccgagataggtggatcacctgaggtcaggagtttgagaccagcctgaccaacatggtgaaaccccgtatgtactaaaaatacaaaaactagctgggcgtggtggcgcgtggccgtagtcccagcttcttgggaggctgagacaggagaatcgcttgagctcaggaggcagaggctgcagtgagccaggattgtgccactgcactccagcctgggtaacagagcaagactctgtctcaaaaaaaaaaaaggaaaaaaaaaaaaaaagaaaaaagcatatctGACTGCCCATTTTAATTgtaattgtaaattattttttctgtacaattttttttttatctgtcaTTTACCTCCTTTTAGCCACTTTGTCTCTAGcagtgtctttttttattatagcctaGAAATAATTTAGGGGCAGTGTTATTAGTAGAAATAGAATTAAATTGTCTTTGTAATTGAGTAGCTATGTGAACTTGGACGttgtttgtaaaatgaggagGGGTTGGcctagatgattttttaaaatagtgataaaataggcataacatttaccatcttaaccattttttaagtgtatagttctgtGTCATTAAGTACATTCTTAACCGTTCTGCGATTAtaccactatccatctccagaacctttgcatcttcccaaactgaaactgtcTACCCATCAAGTACTAATTCACCATTATCCCATTCCCCAAcatcctggcaaccaccattctctttctctttttgttttttttgagacggagtctcactctgtcacccaggctggagagcagtggcgcgatctcggctcactgtaagctccacctcccgggttcacgccattctcctgcctcagcctcccgagtagctgggactacaggcgcccgctgccacgcccggctaattttttgtactttttagtagagacgggatttcaccatgttagacaggatggtctcgatctcctgacctcgtgatccacccacctcagcctcccaaagtgctgggattacaggcgtgagccaccgcgtccagcccttgtttgtttttttgaggtggagtctcactctctcacccaggctggagtgcagtgacacgatcttggctcactgcaacctccacctcccaggttcaagcgattctcctgcctcagcctcctgagtagctgggattataggtgcctgccaccatgcctggttaatttttttgaatttttagtagagacagggtttttagtagagacagggtttcaccatgttggccaggctggtcttgaactcctgagctcaagtgatctgctcacctttgcctccgaaagtgctgggattacaagcatgagccactgccccctgcCGCACCAT
Coding sequences within it:
- the BIRC2 gene encoding baculoviral IAP repeat-containing protein 2 isoform X2 — encoded protein: MHKTASQRLFPGPSYQNIKSIMEDSTILSDWTNSNKQKMKYDFSCELYRMSTYSTFPAGVPVSERSLARAGFYYTGVNDKVKCFCCGLMLDNWKLGDSPIQKHKQLYPSCSFIQNLVSASLGSTSKNTSPMRNSFAHSLSPTLEHSSLFSGSYSSLSPNPLNSRAVEDISSSRTNPYSYAMSTEEARFLTYHMWPLTFLSPSELARAGFYYIGPGDRVACFACGGKLSNWEPKDDAMSEHRRHFPNCPFLENSLETLRFSISNLSMQTHAARMRTFIYWPSSVPVQPEQLASAGFYYVGRNDDVKCFCCDGGLRCWESGDDPWVEHAKWFPRCEFLIRMKGQEFVDEIQGRYPHLLEQLLSTSDTTGEENADPPIIHFGPGESSSEDAVMMNTPVVKSALEMGFNRDLVKQTVQSKILTTGENYKTVNDIVSALLNAEDEKREEEKEKQAEEMASDDLSLIRKNRMALFQQLTCVLPILDNLLKANVINKQEHDIIKQKTQIPLQARELIDTILVKGNAAANIFKNCLKEIDSTLYKNLFVDKNMKYIPTEDVSGLSLEEQLRRLQEERTCKVCMDKEVSVVFIPCGHLVVCQECAPSLRKCPICRGIIKGTVRTFLS
- the BIRC2 gene encoding baculoviral IAP repeat-containing protein 2 isoform X1 — protein: MHKTASQRLFPGPSYQNIKSIMEDSTILSDWTNSNKQKMKYDFSCELYRMSTYSTFPAGVPVSERSLARAGFYYTGVNDKVKCFCCGLMLDNWKLGDSPIQKHKQLYPSCSFIQNLVSASLGSTSKNTSPMRNSFAHSLSPTLEHSSLFSGSYSSLSPNPLNSRAVEDISSSRTNPYSYAMSTEEARFLTYHMWPLTFLSPSELARAGFYYIGPGDRVACFACGGKLSNWEPKDDAMSEHRRHFPNCPFLENSLETLRFSISNLSMQTHAARMRTFIYWPSSVPVQPEQLASAGFYYVGRNDDVKCFCCDGGLRCWESGDDPWVEHAKWFPRCEFLIRMKGQEFVDEIQGRYPHLLEQLLSTSDTTGEENADPPIIHFGPGESSSEDAVMMNTPVVKSALEMGFNRDLVKQTVQSKILTTGENYKTVNDIVSALLNAEDEKREEEKEKQAEEMASAPGWARWHMPVIPALWEAKTGGSQDDLSLIRKNRMALFQQLTCVLPILDNLLKANVINKQEHDIIKQKTQIPLQARELIDTILVKGNAAANIFKNCLKEIDSTLYKNLFVDKNMKYIPTEDVSGLSLEEQLRRLQEERTCKVCMDKEVSVVFIPCGHLVVCQECAPSLRKCPICRGIIKGTVRTFLS